In Corvus moneduloides isolate bCorMon1 chromosome 3, bCorMon1.pri, whole genome shotgun sequence, one DNA window encodes the following:
- the LOC116441081 gene encoding protein ELYS-like, protein MRDLTAQVTSSLLQFPEVTVQALGEDEITLDSVLCGKFSGGRSGLAWLACGPQLEVVSSVTGERLSAYRFSGVNEQPPAVRVVTEFSWQKRTGLLVGLEEAEGSVLCLYDLGISRVVKAVVLPGRVTAIEPISSDGGASVSTRHLHQSLRWLFGVAAVATDVGHVLLVDLCLDDLSCSQNEVEASDLEVVTRIPAEVPQRREAVTREGRHLCFQLRSPSGTAVSTLCYISRSNQLVVGFSDGYLSLWNMKTLKREHHSQLEGGRIPVYAVTFQEPENDPRNCCYLWAVQSTQQSEGDVVSLHLLQLAFGDRKRLASGQVMYEGLEYCDERYSLDLTGGIFPLRGQTSNTKLLSCQTIEKFRNHADREDSINEVISPDTSVSIFSWQVNTYGQGKPSTYLGVFDINRWYHAQMPDSLRPEEFRHDCPYFALWSLDPVISMTSPNLILDILVHERSLSRGVPPSYPPPEQFFNPSTYNFDVTCLLSSGVVHMTCTGFQKETLKFLKKSGPLISEAIRDSYTRCLVAGLLSPRLVDVQPSSLSQEEQLEAVLSAAVQTGSLELLTGCIKHWTSEEQPSSAVNLRFVLEWTWSKVICTKDELDQICVPLFDGSCNFIDPQTLQSLQHCQLLLSNLSTVLNCFLTEARELTEKGFTDLTNKQVVTSLISLYAQVVIWFCRSSLLPEGLDDHMHLSRPFYNYPLIQSYYTGHRQKLQRLSRGKWDSDCLMIDGMVSQLGEQVEKLWQRDEGGTGKYPPVSLHALLDLYLLESIEESDKHAITIYLLLDIMHSFPNKTETSIDSFPTAFAIPWGLVKLIQGFWLLDHNDYENSLALLFHPATIKTVSWQHMRIIQSLMCQGEHRRALRYIQMMKPSMSSSGEVRLFLTVLLSNRCMVEAWGLLQQHTTKLTVEELLKHMYEICQEMGLMEDLLKLPFTDTEKECLEKFLQTNAGVQNREFLLVHHLQRANYIPALQLNQSMKANLTNDRDPHLRERAVARNSLLDQYGKVLPTVQRKLAVERAKPYRLPSSVLREVPRPKPLSTVTRQGNAGNVHTRATFISKVLSKIGEVWLGNEQKTNISQYDSPRTTEPAVSTHPLPAAELPDAFLGTPITKLSQKCSRLLDLVVRPVPSRSVAQDESQQSPCRASTSSMASSPLRSNTHRSSSQKNLPRASELNLLETPLVVKRAKVLATSSGFPGFTPQSILRSSLRTTPLATPSASPGRSVTPPLRAKEPRISFREESSNAKWTVGVTEDDKALFGASSEHHHGLMEDSWSESREKPTLFTLSNPGGDRAELQESLESLPGGDLEKMDVSKENSNFSVRSDQTTLEYHDAKSPGDFEDDVIFIAAKPANSSTEQTGDVQEWEKEEETEMVEDKPFQMKQLDPSERRKEAGFVEESNATCHTLPEGDKSVFKAAEAATSRAGKEGETAYQESEMTSSSEEKAILVATNPQLSESPEADSEPVISILDSEDRVSTPSENRLEGKCVDLPEECNPKAAEVEEDHVSNNPPKTEEINVIEDTSEPAPETSPYSELDPSSDLHYSYENIEQQFACDFPDNKDSECDAAEGDGDLFLSQSNFTLVLEGEEGEAEMGDPTSVDASKPDETTTEEQVNPVTNLGNNESQEHVTNSVSTVTGDQESQNIAESLPYVPEPIKVAIAENLLDVIKDTRSKEFTSEVVEQSIHETIGKKVTRFQKAKAPLTPVLEAVGEETSRHHYGIAPRTRTRGQLSRSPGVLSAGTQQLLKTDSPALLGLSPRRSTRRTKEAPETPSLQSEENAQEEQTPVAPVTPRRGRKPKVSNAEKTESSHSDGQNVSDSMRPVTPRRGLRRAKEAAPELQEEATTEETPLAEGSIITSFASKRTKGGKSSAGNPETSKSDTDHKVKTAVSPSRSARKLKSFNLQFTEDTVKDQQVQPSDQLLSPVPSKRGRRRKISSSEVSENSDLDLSKSLLPQTEFKLPVTPRRSARKAAQNLLADPESTSAQEDTHSGEKVEVLDTPKRRTRRVPHENPEKVDTHEQAPAEPSKEPTTPRTTVRTGRRGRKRRSMSEETSQGPGGSPLLLEDINPSGHDQTSRALTDRVTRTRSRRTAIHQKLSAEENEAFLFSPPLTKLTKKFEGGKTDHPVQFNDLDPDLSSQFVFSPPLLRSRRKTVASIPRIVKEAEVPAKEEEDTKSIESGGKQKLKRGRTPKSKMKKASKTTKESSWSPPPVEIKFISPFGSPVDGTKTKQKETTDAAGKTLRKNKKRLSNFPKPVVRRKML, encoded by the exons ATGCGAGACCTAACGGCTCAGGTAACGAGCAGTCTGCTGCAGTTTCCAGAGGTGACTGTTCAGGCACTTGGGGAAGATGAGATCACCCTAGACTCTGTGCTGTGTGGGAAGTTTTCTGGAG gcaGAAGTGGCCTGGCGTGGTTGGCGTGTGGCCCTCAGCTGGAGGTGGTGAGCTCTGTGACGGGAGAGCGGCTCTCTGCGTATCGCTTCAGCGGAGTGAACGAGCAGCCTCCCGCTGTTCGCGTGGTGACCGAGTTTTCTTGGCAGAAGAGGACTGGACTCCTGGTTGGGTtggaggaagcagagggaagtgTTCTCTGTCTCTATGACCTTGGGATCTCAAGAGTGGTTAAAGCAGTTGTTCTTCCAGGAAGG GTGACTGCCATCGAACCCATCAGCAGTGACGGCGGAGCCAGTGTGAGCACCCGGCACCTGCACCAGAGCCTGCGATGGCTCTTTGGAGTGGCAGCGGTGGCTACAGACGTTGGCCATGTCCTTCTGGTTGACCTTTGTTTGGATGATTTATCTTGCAGTCAGAATGAAGTAGAAGCATCGG ATCTAGAAGTTGTCACTAGAATTCCTGCTGAAGttccacagagaagagaagctGTGACCAGAGAAGGGAGGCATCTCTGTTTTCAATTACgaagtccttcaggaacagcagTATCAACCCTGTGCTACATAAGCAGAAGCAACCAGCTCGTTGTGGGTTTTTCTGATGGCTACTTGTCACTATGGAATATGAAAACTTTGAAGAGGGA GCACCACTCTCAGCTTGAAGGAGGAAGGATTCCTGTCTATGCAGTTACTTTTCAAGAGCCTGAGAATGATCCTCGCAATTGTTGCTACTTGTGGGCTGTTCAGTCTACACAGCAAAG TGAAGGTGATGTTGTGAGTTTACATCTGTTGCAGTTAGCATTTGGTGACAGAAAACGTCTGGCATCAGGACAAGTCATGTACGAG gGTTTGGAATATTGTGATGAAAGGTACAGTTTAGACCTCACTGGTGGAATCTTTCCCTTGAGAGGGCAGACCAGCAATACTAAATTACTCAGCTGTCAGACCATAGAAAAGTTTCGCAACCATGCTGACAGAGAGGATAGCATTAATGAAG TAATCTCTCCTGACACCAGTGTATCAATCTTCAGTTGGCAAGTGAATACCTATGGTCAGGGAAAACCATCTACTTACTTGGGTGTGTTTGACATCAATCGCTGGTATCATGCTCAAATGCCAGACTCACTGAG GCCAGAAGAATTCCGTCATGATTGCCCCTATTTTGCACTGTGGTCACTGGATCCTGTAATAAGCATGACTTCTCCAAACCTCATTTTGGATATTCTGGTACACGAGCGTAGTCTAAGTCGGGGGGTTCCTCCTTCTTATCCACCACCTGAACAGTTTTTCAATCCAAGCACCTATAATTTTG ATGTTACATGCTTGCTCAGCTCGGGAGTTGTTCACATGACTTGCACCGGCTTCCAGAAGGAG ACCTTGAAGTTCTTGAAGAAATCTGGTCCTTTAATAAGTGAAGCCATTCGTGACAGCTACACTCGGTGTCTTGTAGCTGGCTTGCTGTCTCCAAGACTGGTTGATGTCCAGCCATCCAGTTTGAGTCAG GAGGAGCAGTTAGAAGCGGTGTTGtcagctgctgtgcagacaGGTTCTTTAGAACTTCTGACGGGATGCATTAAACACTGGACTTCTGAAG AGCAGCCAAGTTCTGCTGTAAATTTACGGTTTGTTCTTGAGTGGACGTGGAGCAAAGTGATCTGTACAAAAGATGAACTGGACCAAATAT GTGTTCCGCTGTTTGACGGCTCCTGCAACTTCATTGACCCCCAGACACTACAGTCCcttcagcactgccagctgcttCTGAGCAACCTCAGCACAGTCCTGAACTGTTTTCTAACAGAAGCCCGAGAGCTTACTGAGAAAG gttttacaGACTTGACAAATAAGCAGGTGGTAACCAGCCTCATTTCTTTGTATGCACAAGTGGTGATCTGGTTCTGTCGATCCAGTCTCCTGCCTGAGGGTTTAG ATGACCATATGCATTTGTCCAGACCTTTCTACAATTACCCTCTGATTCAGAGCTACTATACGGGTCACCGACAGAAACTCCAGCGCTTATCAAG AGGAAAGTGGGATTCTGACTGTTTGATGATTGATGGAATGGTttcccagctgggagagcaAGTTGAGAAGTTGTGGCAGAGAGATGAAGGCGGCACTGGGAAATACCCACCTGTCAGTTTACAC GCACTGCTGGATCTCTATTTGCTAGAAAGCATTGAAGAAAGTGACAAACATGCAATT ACAATTTACTTGCTGCTGGATATCATGCATTCCTttccaaataaaacagaaacttcGATCGACTCCTTTCCAACTGCCTTTGCTATTCCTTGGGGTCTCGTTAAGCTTATTCAAGGGTTTTGGCTTCTAGATCACAATGATTATGAA AattccctggccctgctcttcCATCCAGCTACAATCAAGACTGTGTCATGGCAACACATGAGGATAATTCAATCCCTCATGTGCCAGGGAGAGCACAGGCGAGCCCTCAGGTACATCCAGATGATGAAGCCGTCGATGTCCAGCAGCGGTGAAGTGCGGCTGTTCCTCACCGTGTTATTGTCCAACAG GTGCATGGTGGAGGCTTGGGGTCTGTTGCAGCAGCACACCACGAAGTTAACCGTAGAAGAGCTGCTCAAGCACATGTATGAAATCTGTCAGGAGATGGGGCTCATGGAGGATTTGCTGAAGCTGCCCTTCACAGACACGGAAAAA GAGTGTTTGGAGAAGTTTTTACAGACCAATGCTGGTGTTCAGAATCGTGAGTTCCTTTTAGTCCACCATCTGCAGCGTGCCAACTACATCCCAGCGCTCCAGCTGAATCAGTCCATGAAGGCCAATCTGACA AATGACCGTGATCCTCACCTGAGAGAGAGAGCAGTTGCCAGAAATTCTCTATTAGACCAATATGGCAAGGTGCTTCCCACAGTTCAAAGGAAGCTGGCAGTAGAGAGAGCCAAGCCGTACCGTTTGCCTTCATCAGTCTTAAGAGAAG TGCCAAGGCCAAAGCCTTTATCAACAGTAACAAGGCAGGGCAATGCAGGAAATGTGCATACAAGAGCAACTTTCATCAGTAAAGTGTTGTCCAAAATTGGGGAAGTATGGTTAGGAAATGAGCAGAAAACAAATATCTCACAATATGATAG TCCTAGAACTACAGAGCCAGCAGTCAGTAcccatcctctccctgctgcagagttGCCCGATGCATTTCTTGGGACACCTATTACGAAACTTTCTCAAAAGTGTTCAAG GTTACTGGATTTGGTGGTTCGTCCTGTTCCTTCCCGCTCTGTGGCACAGGATGAGAGCCAGCAGTCCCCATGCAGAGCTTCTACTTCTTCCATGGCATCCAGCCCCCTGAGATCAAATACACATCGCTCCAGCTCCCAAAAGAATCTTCCAAGAGCATCAGAGCTGAATTTACTGGAAACTCCTCTTGTGGTCAAG agAGCTAAAGTTTTGGCCACATCTTCTGGTTTTCCTGGGTTTACTCCTCAGTCTATTCTCAGGTCCAGCCTTCGCACTACACCCCTAGCAACTCCCTCTGCATCCCCAGGACGATCAGTTACTCCTCCTCTACGAGCAAAAGAACCTAGAATATCTTTCAGGGAAGAGAGCTCGAATGCAAAGTGGACTGTTGGG GTGACAGAAGATGATAAAGCACTATTTGGAGCTTCATCTGAGCATCATCATGGCTTGATGGAGGATTCTTGGTCTGAAAGTAGAGAGAAACCAACTCTGTTTACTCTGAGCAATCCTGGGGGTGATCGTGCTGAATTGCAGGAGTCTTTGGAAAGCTTACCTGGAGGTGATTTGGAGAAGATGGATGTCAGCAAAGAAAATAGTAACTTCTCTGTCAGATCAGACCAGACTACTTTGGAGTATCATGATGCAAAATCACCTGGTGATTTTGAAGATGATGTCATCTTTATAGCTGCTAAACCAGCTAATTCTTCCACTGAACAAACTGGTGATGTTCAAGaatgggagaaggaggaagaaactgaaatggTCGAAGATAAACCTTTCCAGATGAAACAACTAGATCCTTCAGAACGAAGAAAAGAAGCAG GATTTGTGGAAGAATCAAATGCTACATGTCATACCCTTCCTGAGGGTGATAAATCGGTGTTTAAAGCTGCTGAGGCTGCTACTTCAAGGGCTGGAAAAGAAGG TGAAACAGCCTACCAGGAGTCTGAAATGACCTCTTcatcagaagaaaaagccaTACTGGTTGCAACAAATCCACAGCTCTCTGAATCCCCAGAGGCAGACAGTGAAC CTGTGATAAGTATCCTTGACAGTGAGGACAGGGTCAGTACTCCGTCTGAAAATCGCCTTGAGGGCAAGTGTGTGGATTTACCTGAAGAATGTAACCCTAAGGCAGCTGAAGTTGAAGAAGACCATGTTTCTAACAATCCTCCTAAAACTGAGGAAATTAAT gTTATCGAAGATACCTCAGAACCAGCACCTGAAACATCTCCATATAGTGAACTAGATCCATCAAGCGATCTTCATTATAGCTATGAAAATATCGAGCAACAGTTTGCATGTGATTTTCCTGATAATAAAGATAGTGAATGTGATGCagctgagggagatggagaCCTTTTTCTATCTCAGAGTAATTTTACCTTAGTtttggaaggagaagaaggggaaGCAGAGATGGGAGACCCTACATCAGTAGATGCTTCTAAACCAGATGAGACAACAACAGAAGAACAGGTCAACCCTGTGACCAATTTAGGAAATAATGAAAGCCAGGAACATGTTACAAACTCAGTGTCCACTGTAACTGGTGATCAGGAATCTCAAAATATTGCAGAGTCACTCCCATATGTGCCTGAACCTATTAAGGTTGCCATTGCTGAGAACTTACTGGATGTAATTAAAGACACAAGAAGTAAAGAATTTACATCTGAAGTTGTAGAACAATCTATTCATGAAACCATAGGTAAAAAGGTAACTAGATTCCAGAAGGCAAAAGCTCCCTTAACGcctgtgctggaagcagtgggAGAGGAAACCAGCAGACATCATTATGGCATTGCTCCAAGAACACGCACAAGGGGACAGCTGAGTAGAAGTCCAGGTGTTCTGTCAGCAGGcactcagcagctgctgaagacagacagcccagctctgcttggACTGTCTCCTCGGAGGAGTACCAGGCGAACAAAAGAAGCGCCTGAGACTCCCAGTCTCCAATCAGAGGAAAATGCTCAAGAGGAGCAAACACCTGTGGCGCCTGTCACTCCTAGGAGAGGTAGGAAACCTAAAGtgtcaaatgcagaaaaaacagaaagcagccaTTCTGATGGACAAAATGTGTCTGACAGTATGCGGCCTGTTACTCCCAGAAGAGGACTAAGGAGAGCAAAGGAAGCTGCGCCTGAACTCCAAGAAGAGGCTACTACTGAGGAAACGCCTCTTGCTGAAGGTAGCATTATTACTTCTTTCGCTTCCAAAAGGactaaaggaggaaaaagttcAGCTGGAAATCCAGAAACTAGCAAGAGTGATACTGATCATAAGGTAAAAACAGCAGTCAGTCCCAGTAGAAGTGCAAGAAAATTGAAAAGCTTTAATTTACAGTTTACTGAAGATACTGTTAAGGATCAACAGGTGCAGCCTAGTGACCAACTCCTTTCACCTGTGCCAAGTAAAAgaggcagaagaagaaagattagTTCATCAGAAGTTTCAGAAAATTCTGATCTTGATCTGTCTAAATCGTTGCTTCCTCAAACAGAATTTAAACTTCCTGTCACACCTAGAAGAAGTGCTAGGAAGGCAGCACAAAACCTCTTGGCAGACCCAGAGTCTACCTCTGCTCAGGAAGACACACATTCAGGTGAGAAAGTAGAAGTCCTTGATACTCCTAAGAGAAGAACTAGAAGAGTGCCACATGAGAATCCAGAAAAAGTGGATACTCACGAGCAAGCACCTGCAGAGCCAAGCAAGGAGCCAACCACACCTAGGACTACGGTAAGGACAGGACGTCGGGGCAGGAAGAGGCGATCAATGTCCGAGGAGACCTCCCAGGGACCTGGTGGCAGTCCTTTGCTGCTCGAAGACATAAACCCCTCAGGACATGATCAGACATCAAGAGCTCTGACAGATCGTGTTACAAGAACCAGATCCCGCAGAACTGCCATCCATCAGAAACTGTCTGCTGAGGAAAATGaggctttccttttctctcctcctctcacAAAGCTGACTAAGAAATTTGAAG GTGGAAAAACCGACCATCCTGTGCAATTTAACGATTTAGACCCGGATTTGTCTTCTCAATTTGTCTTTTCACCCCCTCTTTTGAGGTCAAGGAGAAAAACTGTAGCTAGCATTCCCCGGATTGTGAAAGAAGCA GAGGTTCCCGCTAAAGAGGAAGAGGATACCAAATCCATAGAGTCTGGGGGAAAGCAAAAATTGAAGAGAGGTAGAACTCCAAAatcaaaaatgaagaaagcaagcaa AACCACAAAAGAAAGTTCTTGGTCACCTCCACcagtggaaataaaattcaTCTCTCCTTTTGGAAGTCCAGTGGAtggaacaaaaacaaaacagaaggaaactacagatgcagcagggaagaccctaagaaagaacaaaaagagaCTGTCTAATTTTCCAAAGCCAGTTGTGCGCCGGAAGATGCTGTAa